In one window of Nitrospirota bacterium DNA:
- a CDS encoding YggT family protein, which produces MFVFTNFLSAVAEIIDYILTFYMYIIIARALISWVNPDPYNKIVQLLFRITEPVLDPLRKLVPAWKLGLDLSPMIAILIIMFLKRFLVSTLMQMAMRQ; this is translated from the coding sequence ATGTTCGTATTTACTAACTTCCTGTCTGCTGTAGCCGAGATTATTGACTACATCCTTACATTCTATATGTACATCATAATAGCCAGGGCACTTATCTCATGGGTAAACCCGGATCCATATAATAAAATAGTCCAGTTACTTTTCAGGATTACAGAGCCTGTCCTGGACCCATTGCGTAAATTAGTTCCTGCATGGAAGCTTGGTTTAGACTTATCACCCATGATAGCAATATTAATAATAATGTTTTTAAAAAGGTTTCTTGTGAGTACATTAATGCAGATGGCTATGAGACAGTGA